One Halobacterium sp. DL1 DNA window includes the following coding sequences:
- a CDS encoding 8-oxoguanine DNA glycosylase: MERGAIALDDVPGSVDLQSTLESGQTYLWWRPDGATYDTTGAYGGDAWYRTVVDGDVVEVRQTPDAVEWRATTDADPLVRELLGLHDDLHEIRAAVTDDELLQAAWDTYDGLRIVRDPFFGCLVSFICSAQMRVERIFAMQEALRETYGDPIEYDGETVHGFPEPAALAAATEDDLRDLKLGYRAPYVQRTAEMVATGELTKADVEGRAYETARDALTGFVGVGDKVADCVLLFSLGYLEAVPLDTWMRTAIEEHYPDCDHGNYADTSRAIRERFGPYAGYTQTHLFHYLRSGDDT, from the coding sequence ATGGAGCGCGGCGCTATCGCCCTCGACGACGTTCCGGGTTCGGTGGACCTCCAGTCGACCCTGGAGAGCGGACAGACGTACCTCTGGTGGCGGCCCGACGGCGCGACCTACGACACGACTGGCGCGTACGGCGGCGACGCCTGGTACCGGACCGTCGTCGACGGCGACGTGGTCGAGGTCAGACAGACCCCGGACGCGGTGGAGTGGCGCGCGACGACGGACGCCGACCCGCTCGTGCGTGAACTGCTCGGCCTGCACGACGACCTCCACGAGATACGGGCGGCGGTCACGGACGACGAGCTGCTCCAGGCGGCGTGGGACACCTACGACGGCCTGCGCATCGTCCGGGACCCGTTCTTCGGCTGCCTCGTCTCGTTCATCTGCTCGGCCCAGATGCGCGTCGAGCGCATCTTCGCGATGCAGGAGGCGCTCCGGGAGACGTACGGCGACCCCATCGAGTACGACGGCGAGACGGTGCACGGCTTCCCCGAACCGGCGGCGCTCGCGGCCGCCACGGAGGACGACCTCCGAGACCTCAAACTCGGCTACCGCGCGCCGTACGTCCAGCGCACCGCCGAGATGGTCGCCACCGGGGAACTCACCAAAGCGGACGTCGAGGGCCGGGCGTACGAGACGGCACGCGACGCGCTCACCGGGTTCGTCGGCGTCGGCGACAAGGTGGCGGACTGCGTGCTGCTGTTCTCGCTGGGCTACCTGGAGGCCGTCCCGCTGGACACGTGGATGCGAACGGCCATCGAGGAGCACTACCCGGACTGCGACCACGGCAACTACGCCGACACCTCGCGGGCCATCCGGGAGCGCTTCGGCCCGTACGCGGGCTACACCCAGACCCACCTGTTCCACTACCTCCGGTCGGGCGACGACACCTGA
- a CDS encoding DNA-binding protein, translated as MEAALWYVLTGTRGGPNRVRLLRAVDEQPRNANQLAEDLELDYKTVRHHLDVLVEHDIVESSGDDYGAIYLPTDRVRANWDTVENIVEEVE; from the coding sequence ATGGAGGCTGCGCTCTGGTACGTGTTGACCGGCACGCGCGGCGGCCCCAACCGGGTTCGCCTGCTGCGCGCCGTCGACGAGCAGCCGCGCAACGCGAACCAGCTCGCGGAGGACCTCGAACTGGACTACAAGACGGTTCGTCACCACCTGGACGTGCTCGTCGAGCACGACATCGTGGAGTCGAGCGGGGACGACTACGGTGCCATCTACCTGCCGACCGACCGGGTGCGAGCGAACTGGGACACCGTCGAGAACATCGTCGAGGAGGTCGAATGA
- a CDS encoding translation initiation factor 2 subunit beta, protein MDYEEQLDRAMEEKPDIAGNESRFEVPEPNVRKEGNVTVYENFQSTLDDLSRQQDHVLKFIQNELGTSAQIDDRGRARFTGEFGQRRVEEVLDDYVETYVICPECGLPDTNIEANEQGDERLHCEACGARSAV, encoded by the coding sequence ATGGACTACGAAGAGCAACTCGACCGCGCGATGGAAGAGAAACCCGACATCGCGGGCAACGAGAGCCGCTTCGAGGTGCCGGAGCCGAACGTGCGGAAGGAGGGGAACGTCACGGTGTACGAGAACTTCCAGTCGACCCTCGACGACCTGAGCCGACAGCAGGACCACGTGCTGAAGTTCATCCAGAACGAACTCGGGACGAGCGCACAGATCGACGACCGCGGCCGCGCGCGTTTCACCGGTGAGTTCGGCCAGCGCCGCGTCGAGGAAGTGCTCGACGACTACGTCGAGACGTACGTCATCTGCCCGGAGTGTGGCCTGCCGGACACGAACATCGAGGCGAACGAGCAAGGCGACGAGCGCCTCCACTGCGAGGCGTGTGGCGCCCGGTCTGCCGTCTGA